In one Zobellia galactanivorans genomic region, the following are encoded:
- a CDS encoding choice-of-anchor Q domain-containing protein codes for MYYLITMGRHSIIIALLILFVSFASCRKDFEYASSTGNLEFSKDTVFLDTVFANLGSSTYSLKVYNRGKEDISIPFIGLEQGEASFYRLNVDGVAGKTFTNIPLLAKDSLYVFIETTAKIEENNTDQLLYTDILQFGKDDQTQKIPLITLVQDAVFLFPRSLSDGSSETVPIGYDAEGTEIRAPGFELQNDQLNFTNEKPYVIYGFAAVPKGQQLSIDAGARVHFHQNSGLLIPAKASLAINGSLSSDLENLENEVIFEGDRLEPEYSNVSGQWSGIRIARGSSNNTINHLTLKNASVGIFVEGEPSLPSPPTLDIQNTQIYNSLQVNLWGKSATINGKNLVLGSAGNSSLYCSSGGSYTFTHTTIANYWTKGFRNSATLTVSNYQLDAKGNTTGNDLLKADFENCIIAGSGNFELSLDKNDSYTYNYYFNNCLINGDEDKIPTQNKELYDLNNADTYQNTTWIQAVLFENAGINDFQLGPNAPALDKGDKTAALSTPTDILGVDRTATPDIGAYEYTGQ; via the coding sequence ATGTATTACCTTATAACCATGGGAAGACATTCGATTATCATAGCATTGCTGATCCTCTTTGTTTCTTTCGCCTCGTGCCGGAAAGATTTTGAGTACGCCAGCAGCACGGGTAATCTTGAGTTTTCAAAGGATACCGTTTTTCTCGACACCGTTTTTGCCAATTTGGGAAGCAGTACTTATAGCTTAAAGGTATACAACCGCGGTAAGGAAGATATCTCCATTCCGTTTATCGGACTGGAACAAGGCGAAGCCAGTTTCTACAGGCTCAATGTCGATGGTGTGGCCGGAAAGACCTTTACCAATATCCCCCTTCTGGCCAAAGACAGCCTCTATGTGTTTATCGAAACCACCGCCAAAATCGAGGAAAACAATACCGATCAACTGCTGTATACCGATATACTTCAATTCGGAAAAGACGACCAGACCCAAAAAATTCCCTTGATCACCCTCGTTCAAGATGCCGTTTTCCTATTTCCCCGTAGCCTTTCCGACGGAAGTAGCGAAACCGTTCCCATCGGTTATGATGCGGAAGGGACGGAAATACGTGCCCCTGGTTTTGAACTTCAAAACGACCAATTAAACTTTACCAACGAAAAGCCTTATGTCATCTACGGCTTTGCCGCCGTTCCGAAAGGCCAACAACTTAGTATCGATGCCGGTGCAAGAGTACACTTCCATCAGAATTCAGGCTTACTTATACCCGCGAAAGCTTCATTGGCTATAAATGGCTCCCTTAGTTCCGATCTAGAAAACCTGGAAAATGAAGTAATTTTTGAAGGTGACCGCCTAGAACCTGAATATTCAAATGTAAGTGGACAATGGTCGGGCATACGAATCGCCAGGGGCAGTAGCAACAATACCATAAACCACCTTACCCTTAAAAATGCGAGCGTAGGTATTTTTGTGGAAGGAGAACCATCGCTCCCCTCACCCCCCACCCTAGATATACAGAACACCCAAATCTATAACAGCCTACAGGTGAATCTCTGGGGAAAGTCCGCCACTATAAATGGCAAAAACCTGGTTTTGGGTAGTGCCGGAAACAGTTCCCTCTATTGCAGTTCAGGGGGAAGCTATACATTTACACATACCACCATTGCAAATTATTGGACGAAGGGATTCAGAAACAGCGCCACCTTGACCGTCAGCAATTACCAACTTGATGCGAAAGGGAATACCACGGGAAACGATCTTTTAAAGGCGGATTTTGAAAATTGCATCATAGCGGGCAGCGGGAATTTTGAGCTCTCTCTCGATAAAAATGACTCATATACCTATAATTATTACTTCAACAACTGCCTTATTAATGGTGATGAAGACAAGATTCCTACCCAAAACAAGGAGCTTTACGACTTAAACAATGCAGATACATACCAAAATACGACATGGATCCAAGCTGTACTTTTTGAAAATGCGGGAATCAACGATTTTCAACTAGGCCCTAACGCTCCTGCATTGGATAAAGGCGACAAAACAGCGGCCCTCTCAACACCTACCGATATTTTAGGGGTCGACCGCACGGCCACTCCCGATATTGGCGCTTACGAATACACGGGGCAATAA